In Babylonia areolata isolate BAREFJ2019XMU chromosome 19, ASM4173473v1, whole genome shotgun sequence, a single window of DNA contains:
- the LOC143293862 gene encoding uncharacterized protein LOC143293862 isoform X1, with protein sequence MLKWTKQTGKTMSSGVKRSAPPAPGEGGGGGGSGPGPLKKGPAAAAAADNPEGAEGGGRNSNGNAGPPVPLSYSGGEPPGDADMGERAERVVLEVVLPSSSSSSLSSSFSPSPVTVDFNTPMRDLLIHLAATFKVAPTAHVLQLLDPETGKGLDFKPSQTIGALGVSTVYVVPKNKKAEWGKAMKANRAAKGFEITNRFTINLPGGKKAVKRISPQQTLEQVFGEVCREKSLDSRRYTLQHPDNPLAPLDMKATIAQSRLTEINVIHAGVSSAVGDASRSMPDLHRGGAGSPPAAASQDPASWYMPGAGEVKKKRGFLSFLSKKDKKFKPHEAHYTTAAATSGQQQQLPPPAPSAATTLPRKASTPPTQRRSSDVGGTAPPPRPKTMFLSGEVGNITATTMATGGPTPGKASVPPSSSSTKGPAPPPGKKRPAPPPPPQKKKAPAAARPEGSQQAVKVPVLSSTASGSNAAAETAVTATAVVDNVNVETVRTFAPAVKASPGEAAPPPAATSQPGRHHHSRNSSDSSGYHELTLSGTESPEASRVPPTPTTALKTSIDATSIESADHPNGDSGILQDLSPGSEGCGSVPVGPPGKGKVPSAGPQHHQQQQGSLTAGPGKPKPLPSTKKKKAPPPPPKAKPAPVREETTDGGVGSGVASSQQQQPPPVPVPGPGPGPGPTSSSSTFTSGPENSDRLALPQQDVAISAAVHADAEGKTKSTPTKGEGDHEAESDSDSDSGEAFNIEDILDAVEFEEPPLPFNATTTTTTTTTTTTTTTEYSLEEENEEPGRMVMMETASVLSEDVQVPEEDFRSRPCEFVPPPPPEEPPPPTEDYPLPTEYPPAWSSGGGVGGGGGGPEGAQYADKGTLVGEDNASLAPASLKGSPVSMYHRRSESRGSVASLGSIDTVEGLSLAFAQTIALGQEVLESEQAEQEEQGYTNEMARFVAQMSRLTTDEPSADGGGLSSNDTSVSLPDTESVSDTGSVICHGDPHHARGDSKDSKDSQSSLSSLDRPADSSSVLDGHGGGGGEVSVSGGGGGAGITTGTFAVMQEIDAPLEMVPPPLEFRGGDDKEVEEEEDEEEVTTVVTEEYVIPVGPSGPDYSAAVKVSEETQQQGSSSRSVRDSTEGLFRAKPVSILQPPEQSVTRQREEEEKKPAAKEEFVLTLDDLSSVSLVPPRTKAAPASSSHPPVTPALMEPDPLLEPESQPVAEASKSSSPRVLAQVPFAKVSSLVEHRFGKPKAVTSDTKNPPPQQSRIGPRAEASADKPLSTLYLPTMRYSTTVEPMTFSDDDRSSVSSIDPVHHHHPNPSSSSTSSSARLPRGPGTAADDASDDASSDRPGGVDSRRMSDSSSASQTLPPPPPQGDGEVDVDTAREELQQQYSSLQDQFVLWQQQLQQNQALLAAHGSGPADANSDDTLRTLQAQMQMQQQMMTQLQMSIEALSVQQQQQQQEQEQGEEELPAPPVDIPSPAVPEEESPAQSSLSPPSYPPPPPPIEAPEPPPPPPPTAPPPAPKVIRAGTKPKTSAAASRFEPQLDPREELMIAIRSFGGREHLKTVSTKETKWVHSTK encoded by the exons CACCCCCATGCGCGACCTCCTCATCCACCTGGCGGCCACCTTCAAGGTGGCGCCCACGGCCCACGTGCTTCAGCTGCTGGACCCCGAGACGGGCAAAGGGCTGGACTTCAAGCCCAGCCAGACCATCGGGGCCCTGGGCGTCTCCACCGTCTACGTGGTGCCCAAGAACAAGAAGGCGGAGTGGGGCAAGGCCATGAAGGCCAATAGGGCCGCCAAGGGCTTTGAG ATCACCAACCGGTTCACCATCAACCTGCCAGGGGGGAAGAAGGCGGTGAAGCGGATCAGCCCGCAGCAGACCCTGGAGCAGGTGTTCGGGGAGGTGTGCCGGGAGAAGAGTCTGGACTCGCGGCGCTACACGCTGCAGCACCCGGACAACCCGCTGGCCCCGCTGGACATGAAGGCCACCATCGCCCAGAGTCGGCTGACCGAGATCAACGTCATCCACGCTGGAG TGTCGTCGGCGGTGGGCGACGCGTCCCGCTCCATGCCGGACCTTCACCGGGGCGGGGCGGGGTCTCCTCCGGCCGCGGCCTCTCAGGACCCGGCGTCGTGGTACATGCCGGGGGCCGGGGAGGTCAAGAAAAAGAGGGGCTTCCTGTCCTTCCTGTCCAAGAAGGACAAGAAGTTCAAACCT CACGAAGCCCACTACACCACCGCAGCGGCCACTAGCGGCCAACAGCAGCAGCTCCCACCGCCAGCACCCTCCGCCGCGACGACCCTGCCGCGGAAAGCCAGCACACCGCCCACCCAGCGCCGCTCTTCCGATGTCGGCGGCACGGCGCCGCCACCACGGCCCAAGACCATGTTCCTCTCTGGTGAGGTGGGCAACATCACCGCCACTACCATGGCGACGGGTGGTCCTACTCCCGGCAAGGCCTCagtacctccctcctcctcctccaccaaagGACCCGCCCCGCCGCCGGGCAAGAAACGGCcagctccccctcctccgccccagaAGAAGAAGGCTCCAGCGGCGGCACGCCCGGAAGGGTCTCAACAGGCCGTCAAAGTTCCAGTTCTGTCGTCAACGGCGTCAGGCTCAAACGcggcagcagaaacagcagtaacagcaacagcagtagtcgACAACGTCAACGTAGAGACAGTCAGAACCTTCGCCCCCGCCGTCAAAGCTTCCCCAGGAGAAGCTGCTCCCCCTCCTGCCGCCACCAGCCAGCCGGGCCGCCACCACCACTCGCGCAACAGCTCAGACTCTAGCGGCTACCACGAGCTGACCCTCAGCGGGACCGAGTCGCCCGAGGCGTCGCGCGTCCCGCCGACGCCCACCACCGCCCTGAAGACCAGCATAGACGCGACGTCCATCGAGAGCGCCGACCATCCCAACGGGGACAGCGGCATTCTCCAGGACCTGTCGCCAGGCTCTGAGGGTTGCGGCAGCGTGCCGGTGGGCCCGCCTGGCAAGGGCAAGGTCCCTTCCGCGGGGCctcagcaccaccagcagcagcaaggcTCACTGACGGCTGGCCCGGGGAAGCCCAAACCACTGCCTtccaccaagaaaaagaaagcgcCCCCGCCGCCCCCAAAAG CCAAACCAGCGCCTGTGCGGGAAGAGACGACGGATGGTGGCGTTGGTAGCGGTGTTGCCtccagtcagcagcagcagccgcctcctgtccctgtccccggccccggccccggccccggccccacctcctcttcctccaccttcacctCTGGTCCTGAGAACAGCGACAGACTCGCCCTTCCACAACAAGACGTCGCTATTTCTGCAG CGGTTCACGCGGACGCAGAGGGGAAGACGAAGTCCACTCCAACCAAGGGGGAAGGAGACCACGAGGCCGAGTCGGATTCGGACTCGGACTCTGGCGAAGCGTTCAACATCGAGGACATTCTGGACGCGGTGGAGTTCGAAGAACCGCCCCTGCCcttcaacgccaccaccaccaccacgaccaccaccacaaccaccaccacaacaacagagtACTCcttggaagaagaaaacgaagagccAGGGAGGATGGTCATGATGGAAACGGCCTCAGTGCTCAGCGAGGACGTTCAGGTCCCTGAGGAGGACTTCCGGTCCAGACCCTGCGAGTTCGTTCCGCCTCCCCCTCCGGAGGAGCCTCCTCCTCCCACTGAAGACTACCCGCTTCCCACGGAGTACCCCCCGGCGTGGTCgtcaggtggtggtgttggtggtggtggtggtggtccggaGGGTGCTCAGTATGCGGACAAGGGGACGTTGGTCGGGGAGGACAACGCTTCCCTGGCCCCGGCCAGTCTGAAGGGGTCGCCCGTGTCAA TGTACCATAGACGGTCGGAGAGTCGCGGCAGCGTGGCCAGCCTAGGCTCCATCGATACGGTGGAGGGCCTCAGTCTGGCGTTCGCCCAGACCATAGCGCTGGGCCAGGAGGTCCTGGAATCTGAGCAGGCTGAGCAGGAAG AGCAAGGCTACACCAACGAGATGGCCCGCTTCGTGGCCCAGATGAGCCGCCTGACCACAGACGAGCCCAGTGCGGACGGAGGGGGCCTGTCCTCCAACGACACCAGCGTCTCCCTGCCGGACACGGAGAGCGTCTCCGACACGGGCTCCGTCATCTGCCACGGGGACCCCCACCACGCCCGGGGCGACTCCAAGGACTCCAAGGATTCCCAATCCAGCCTCAGCTCCCTGGACCGCCCTGCCGATTCGTCATCGGTCCTGGATGgccacggaggaggaggaggagaggtcaGTGTCAgcggagggggtggcggggctgGGATCACCACCGGTACCTTCGCTGTGATGCAGGAGATTGACGCTCCCCTGGAGATGGTGCCGCCCCCTCTAGAGTTCCGGGGTGGAGACGACAAGGAAgtcgaggaagaagaggacgaggaagaggtgaCGACGGTGGTGACGGAAGAGTACGTCATACCCGTCGGTCCCAGCGGCCCGGACTATTCCGCGGCGGTGAAAGTGTCGGAAGAAACCCAGCaacaaggcagcagcagcaggagtgtAAGGGACAGCACTGAGGGGCTCTTCAGAGCAAAGCCCGTGTCCATTCTGCAGCCCCCAGAGCAGAGCGTGACccgacagagagaagaggaggagaagaaaccaGCGGCGAAAGAAGAGTTCGTGCTGACGCTGGACGATCTCTCCAGCGTCAGCTTGGTGCCCCCTAGAACAAAGGCCGCCCCTGCATCCTCCAGCCATCCCCCGGTCACCCCTGCGCTTATGGAACCAGACCCTCTGCTGGAACCAGAGTCGCAGCCTGTGGCTGAGGCTTCGAAGAGTAGTTCACCTCGCGTCCTTGCCCAAGTTCCTTTCGCCAAAGTCTCCAGTCTTGTTGAACATCGTTTCGGGAAGCCCAAGGCGGTCACCTCAGACACGAAAAACCCGCCGCCTCAGCAGTCCAGGATCGGCCCGAGAGCCGAGGCGTCGGCGGACAAACCGCTGTCCACGTTGTACCTACCCACCATGAGGTACAGCACCACTGTAGAACCCATGACGTTCTCCGATGATGACCGCTCGTCAGTGAGCAGCATCGACcccgtacaccaccaccaccccaacccctcctcctcctccacctcctcctcagccAGACTGCCCAGGGGGCCCGGGACAGCAGCAGACGATGCCTCGGACGACGCCAGCTCGGACAGGCCGGGCGGCGTGGACAGTCGCCGCATGTCGGACTCGAGCAGCGCCAGCCAGAccctgccgccgccgccgccccaGGGAGACGGGGAGGTGGACGTGGACACGGCACGGGaggagctgcagcagcagtacagcTCCCTGCAGGACCAGTTCGTCCTctggcagcagcagctgcagcagaacCAGGCCCTGCTGGCCGCCCACGGCAGCGGACCGGCCGACGCCAACAGCGACGACACCCTGAGGACGCTGCAGGCCCAGATGCAGATGCAGCAGCAGATGATGACGCAGCTGCAGATGTCCATAGAAGCCCTGTctgttcagcagcagcagcagcagcaggagcaggagcaagGCGAGGAAGAGCTTCCGGCACCGCCTGTGGACATTCCGTCGCCAGCGGTTCCCGAGGAAGAGTCGCCAGCCCAGTCCTCGCTGTCCCCCccttcctacccacccccacccccaccgatcGAAGCCCCGgagcctccccctccacccccacccacggcCCCGCCGCCGGCGCCCAAAGTAATTAGGGCGGGGACCAAGCCGAAGACGTCGGCGGCGGCCTCCAGGTTTGAGCCTCAGCTGGACCCGCGAGAGGAGCTCATGATTGCCATCCGTTCGTTCGGCGGCCGTGAACATCTGAAAACG GTTTCTACAAAGGAAACCAAGTGGGTGCACAGCACTAAATGA
- the LOC143293862 gene encoding uncharacterized protein LOC143293862 isoform X2 encodes MFRKSKKKTMSSGVKRSAPPAPGEGGGGGGSGPGPLKKGPAAAAAADNPEGAEGGGRNSNGNAGPPVPLSYSGGEPPGDADMGERAERVVLEVVLPSSSSSSLSSSFSPSPVTVDFNTPMRDLLIHLAATFKVAPTAHVLQLLDPETGKGLDFKPSQTIGALGVSTVYVVPKNKKAEWGKAMKANRAAKGFEITNRFTINLPGGKKAVKRISPQQTLEQVFGEVCREKSLDSRRYTLQHPDNPLAPLDMKATIAQSRLTEINVIHAGVSSAVGDASRSMPDLHRGGAGSPPAAASQDPASWYMPGAGEVKKKRGFLSFLSKKDKKFKPHEAHYTTAAATSGQQQQLPPPAPSAATTLPRKASTPPTQRRSSDVGGTAPPPRPKTMFLSGEVGNITATTMATGGPTPGKASVPPSSSSTKGPAPPPGKKRPAPPPPPQKKKAPAAARPEGSQQAVKVPVLSSTASGSNAAAETAVTATAVVDNVNVETVRTFAPAVKASPGEAAPPPAATSQPGRHHHSRNSSDSSGYHELTLSGTESPEASRVPPTPTTALKTSIDATSIESADHPNGDSGILQDLSPGSEGCGSVPVGPPGKGKVPSAGPQHHQQQQGSLTAGPGKPKPLPSTKKKKAPPPPPKAKPAPVREETTDGGVGSGVASSQQQQPPPVPVPGPGPGPGPTSSSSTFTSGPENSDRLALPQQDVAISAAVHADAEGKTKSTPTKGEGDHEAESDSDSDSGEAFNIEDILDAVEFEEPPLPFNATTTTTTTTTTTTTTTEYSLEEENEEPGRMVMMETASVLSEDVQVPEEDFRSRPCEFVPPPPPEEPPPPTEDYPLPTEYPPAWSSGGGVGGGGGGPEGAQYADKGTLVGEDNASLAPASLKGSPVSMYHRRSESRGSVASLGSIDTVEGLSLAFAQTIALGQEVLESEQAEQEEQGYTNEMARFVAQMSRLTTDEPSADGGGLSSNDTSVSLPDTESVSDTGSVICHGDPHHARGDSKDSKDSQSSLSSLDRPADSSSVLDGHGGGGGEVSVSGGGGGAGITTGTFAVMQEIDAPLEMVPPPLEFRGGDDKEVEEEEDEEEVTTVVTEEYVIPVGPSGPDYSAAVKVSEETQQQGSSSRSVRDSTEGLFRAKPVSILQPPEQSVTRQREEEEKKPAAKEEFVLTLDDLSSVSLVPPRTKAAPASSSHPPVTPALMEPDPLLEPESQPVAEASKSSSPRVLAQVPFAKVSSLVEHRFGKPKAVTSDTKNPPPQQSRIGPRAEASADKPLSTLYLPTMRYSTTVEPMTFSDDDRSSVSSIDPVHHHHPNPSSSSTSSSARLPRGPGTAADDASDDASSDRPGGVDSRRMSDSSSASQTLPPPPPQGDGEVDVDTAREELQQQYSSLQDQFVLWQQQLQQNQALLAAHGSGPADANSDDTLRTLQAQMQMQQQMMTQLQMSIEALSVQQQQQQQEQEQGEEELPAPPVDIPSPAVPEEESPAQSSLSPPSYPPPPPPIEAPEPPPPPPPTAPPPAPKVIRAGTKPKTSAAASRFEPQLDPREELMIAIRSFGGREHLKTVSTKETKWVHSTK; translated from the exons CACCCCCATGCGCGACCTCCTCATCCACCTGGCGGCCACCTTCAAGGTGGCGCCCACGGCCCACGTGCTTCAGCTGCTGGACCCCGAGACGGGCAAAGGGCTGGACTTCAAGCCCAGCCAGACCATCGGGGCCCTGGGCGTCTCCACCGTCTACGTGGTGCCCAAGAACAAGAAGGCGGAGTGGGGCAAGGCCATGAAGGCCAATAGGGCCGCCAAGGGCTTTGAG ATCACCAACCGGTTCACCATCAACCTGCCAGGGGGGAAGAAGGCGGTGAAGCGGATCAGCCCGCAGCAGACCCTGGAGCAGGTGTTCGGGGAGGTGTGCCGGGAGAAGAGTCTGGACTCGCGGCGCTACACGCTGCAGCACCCGGACAACCCGCTGGCCCCGCTGGACATGAAGGCCACCATCGCCCAGAGTCGGCTGACCGAGATCAACGTCATCCACGCTGGAG TGTCGTCGGCGGTGGGCGACGCGTCCCGCTCCATGCCGGACCTTCACCGGGGCGGGGCGGGGTCTCCTCCGGCCGCGGCCTCTCAGGACCCGGCGTCGTGGTACATGCCGGGGGCCGGGGAGGTCAAGAAAAAGAGGGGCTTCCTGTCCTTCCTGTCCAAGAAGGACAAGAAGTTCAAACCT CACGAAGCCCACTACACCACCGCAGCGGCCACTAGCGGCCAACAGCAGCAGCTCCCACCGCCAGCACCCTCCGCCGCGACGACCCTGCCGCGGAAAGCCAGCACACCGCCCACCCAGCGCCGCTCTTCCGATGTCGGCGGCACGGCGCCGCCACCACGGCCCAAGACCATGTTCCTCTCTGGTGAGGTGGGCAACATCACCGCCACTACCATGGCGACGGGTGGTCCTACTCCCGGCAAGGCCTCagtacctccctcctcctcctccaccaaagGACCCGCCCCGCCGCCGGGCAAGAAACGGCcagctccccctcctccgccccagaAGAAGAAGGCTCCAGCGGCGGCACGCCCGGAAGGGTCTCAACAGGCCGTCAAAGTTCCAGTTCTGTCGTCAACGGCGTCAGGCTCAAACGcggcagcagaaacagcagtaacagcaacagcagtagtcgACAACGTCAACGTAGAGACAGTCAGAACCTTCGCCCCCGCCGTCAAAGCTTCCCCAGGAGAAGCTGCTCCCCCTCCTGCCGCCACCAGCCAGCCGGGCCGCCACCACCACTCGCGCAACAGCTCAGACTCTAGCGGCTACCACGAGCTGACCCTCAGCGGGACCGAGTCGCCCGAGGCGTCGCGCGTCCCGCCGACGCCCACCACCGCCCTGAAGACCAGCATAGACGCGACGTCCATCGAGAGCGCCGACCATCCCAACGGGGACAGCGGCATTCTCCAGGACCTGTCGCCAGGCTCTGAGGGTTGCGGCAGCGTGCCGGTGGGCCCGCCTGGCAAGGGCAAGGTCCCTTCCGCGGGGCctcagcaccaccagcagcagcaaggcTCACTGACGGCTGGCCCGGGGAAGCCCAAACCACTGCCTtccaccaagaaaaagaaagcgcCCCCGCCGCCCCCAAAAG CCAAACCAGCGCCTGTGCGGGAAGAGACGACGGATGGTGGCGTTGGTAGCGGTGTTGCCtccagtcagcagcagcagccgcctcctgtccctgtccccggccccggccccggccccggccccacctcctcttcctccaccttcacctCTGGTCCTGAGAACAGCGACAGACTCGCCCTTCCACAACAAGACGTCGCTATTTCTGCAG CGGTTCACGCGGACGCAGAGGGGAAGACGAAGTCCACTCCAACCAAGGGGGAAGGAGACCACGAGGCCGAGTCGGATTCGGACTCGGACTCTGGCGAAGCGTTCAACATCGAGGACATTCTGGACGCGGTGGAGTTCGAAGAACCGCCCCTGCCcttcaacgccaccaccaccaccacgaccaccaccacaaccaccaccacaacaacagagtACTCcttggaagaagaaaacgaagagccAGGGAGGATGGTCATGATGGAAACGGCCTCAGTGCTCAGCGAGGACGTTCAGGTCCCTGAGGAGGACTTCCGGTCCAGACCCTGCGAGTTCGTTCCGCCTCCCCCTCCGGAGGAGCCTCCTCCTCCCACTGAAGACTACCCGCTTCCCACGGAGTACCCCCCGGCGTGGTCgtcaggtggtggtgttggtggtggtggtggtggtccggaGGGTGCTCAGTATGCGGACAAGGGGACGTTGGTCGGGGAGGACAACGCTTCCCTGGCCCCGGCCAGTCTGAAGGGGTCGCCCGTGTCAA TGTACCATAGACGGTCGGAGAGTCGCGGCAGCGTGGCCAGCCTAGGCTCCATCGATACGGTGGAGGGCCTCAGTCTGGCGTTCGCCCAGACCATAGCGCTGGGCCAGGAGGTCCTGGAATCTGAGCAGGCTGAGCAGGAAG AGCAAGGCTACACCAACGAGATGGCCCGCTTCGTGGCCCAGATGAGCCGCCTGACCACAGACGAGCCCAGTGCGGACGGAGGGGGCCTGTCCTCCAACGACACCAGCGTCTCCCTGCCGGACACGGAGAGCGTCTCCGACACGGGCTCCGTCATCTGCCACGGGGACCCCCACCACGCCCGGGGCGACTCCAAGGACTCCAAGGATTCCCAATCCAGCCTCAGCTCCCTGGACCGCCCTGCCGATTCGTCATCGGTCCTGGATGgccacggaggaggaggaggagaggtcaGTGTCAgcggagggggtggcggggctgGGATCACCACCGGTACCTTCGCTGTGATGCAGGAGATTGACGCTCCCCTGGAGATGGTGCCGCCCCCTCTAGAGTTCCGGGGTGGAGACGACAAGGAAgtcgaggaagaagaggacgaggaagaggtgaCGACGGTGGTGACGGAAGAGTACGTCATACCCGTCGGTCCCAGCGGCCCGGACTATTCCGCGGCGGTGAAAGTGTCGGAAGAAACCCAGCaacaaggcagcagcagcaggagtgtAAGGGACAGCACTGAGGGGCTCTTCAGAGCAAAGCCCGTGTCCATTCTGCAGCCCCCAGAGCAGAGCGTGACccgacagagagaagaggaggagaagaaaccaGCGGCGAAAGAAGAGTTCGTGCTGACGCTGGACGATCTCTCCAGCGTCAGCTTGGTGCCCCCTAGAACAAAGGCCGCCCCTGCATCCTCCAGCCATCCCCCGGTCACCCCTGCGCTTATGGAACCAGACCCTCTGCTGGAACCAGAGTCGCAGCCTGTGGCTGAGGCTTCGAAGAGTAGTTCACCTCGCGTCCTTGCCCAAGTTCCTTTCGCCAAAGTCTCCAGTCTTGTTGAACATCGTTTCGGGAAGCCCAAGGCGGTCACCTCAGACACGAAAAACCCGCCGCCTCAGCAGTCCAGGATCGGCCCGAGAGCCGAGGCGTCGGCGGACAAACCGCTGTCCACGTTGTACCTACCCACCATGAGGTACAGCACCACTGTAGAACCCATGACGTTCTCCGATGATGACCGCTCGTCAGTGAGCAGCATCGACcccgtacaccaccaccaccccaacccctcctcctcctccacctcctcctcagccAGACTGCCCAGGGGGCCCGGGACAGCAGCAGACGATGCCTCGGACGACGCCAGCTCGGACAGGCCGGGCGGCGTGGACAGTCGCCGCATGTCGGACTCGAGCAGCGCCAGCCAGAccctgccgccgccgccgccccaGGGAGACGGGGAGGTGGACGTGGACACGGCACGGGaggagctgcagcagcagtacagcTCCCTGCAGGACCAGTTCGTCCTctggcagcagcagctgcagcagaacCAGGCCCTGCTGGCCGCCCACGGCAGCGGACCGGCCGACGCCAACAGCGACGACACCCTGAGGACGCTGCAGGCCCAGATGCAGATGCAGCAGCAGATGATGACGCAGCTGCAGATGTCCATAGAAGCCCTGTctgttcagcagcagcagcagcagcaggagcaggagcaagGCGAGGAAGAGCTTCCGGCACCGCCTGTGGACATTCCGTCGCCAGCGGTTCCCGAGGAAGAGTCGCCAGCCCAGTCCTCGCTGTCCCCCccttcctacccacccccacccccaccgatcGAAGCCCCGgagcctccccctccacccccacccacggcCCCGCCGCCGGCGCCCAAAGTAATTAGGGCGGGGACCAAGCCGAAGACGTCGGCGGCGGCCTCCAGGTTTGAGCCTCAGCTGGACCCGCGAGAGGAGCTCATGATTGCCATCCGTTCGTTCGGCGGCCGTGAACATCTGAAAACG GTTTCTACAAAGGAAACCAAGTGGGTGCACAGCACTAAATGA